In a single window of the Metopolophium dirhodum isolate CAU chromosome 2, ASM1992520v1, whole genome shotgun sequence genome:
- the LOC132938705 gene encoding tuberin isoform X2 encodes MSSNKDNKTFEKLKQFFRINRGGPNLGALRVKDDYTLTEDQGQRISSESSIHTRIKAIKELAEVAKSHRLEENAVASLWLRVHDLFSHHVPKEDRHLVFTLIRSIILGQFGNLGMLRKHFFNFIKSHTIAEDISYRLELLECLTDHGRDIVYLEEEICPWLTNWGASELAPAGFTLQWLEISINVIKFNATYLDDEVINTVVQSSFYVCCYSKDEKVVLESLRLLDTIICYNHLPPQSLPIFIATLCHTANSKTYCSQCWKTMRKLLGTHMGYSAIILICQMLHQEVSEHNAGLVRGGLFYINMALWSNNQVTFKISLLSVLPSIYNALSCDHPTVVLEVVLGMESLITKYGSTIQSTIWEKVLKILKRIAEYVNRNGANSVLMIADHLNETLSKVESLIDSDLYSGSLDDIYDVIETFSIYRPESSVNNLMAYRKEFLVPTEYQWIDNLKMFLNHFYTKENRTLIRIQAVNRTMKEVYQQNSALYDGELMQVILDVFGGIAEDNDSCVRNVVCQFIIGICSDCESDYHTDLLQILGTVLFRINKLNTGVVLHENDVADIQTTVEGLSKLFSKFLYKYPTTSADTILTLLITHLRHHYERPMILEHLCSIRLVIFDLLVKLRADSRYKLGMQGVNEYSPYMYVDHRGLGVPPSPNSSTEDTKSKDNILVQFNYMCLAAACKAVITALKEELDWRILNKILKDVPQILKNKALVLSGNWEFDPAYELASTLCQLVNDKTVASTLKNTPPKWLKTDFQIAVYPALAAFVSYHNSLEPPLQQKLVKCLQSGLVNRCISPVVMALTTCILEMRDVMVKLLPEVLLNMSKLSATTQIAVPILEFLSMLSRLPKVFSNFVADQYMAVFAITLPYTNPFKYNHYTVSLAHRVIAIWFLKCRTSFRRNFVEFIHKGLKQNVLVPFEGRTIPRNNIDNEDSSSRKRSSSLTDQGSRRHDRTTMGMSRSPMNDLKPPIDNMLLTFHKELTETCMDLLARYAFATCSAIPKRHPTADFILDGGQTATWLIGIKLVTITTSGCTQKPDKNGLCSKCYQSCRLNSDQAKMSPKPDEKSKLSVSRSQSSETSDQLDVNTSIKGVSSPSCLSTATNSPGEETKKFPHIEPSEPFDMSRKNSFSSSDQLDKKQSCSCWCQSWAEIRVRCPTGVMSWMIRVQNDRNFQDMNSDSSMFDVSTLFHPSLGLKVSNGEIDKIRQYLDGEKRVLDQYIVNDDIIKMEANERLQNRVPSEPVCIPGSPLKLTPSRQNSQESCEIEDEYYDVEDSENGENRLRNPVRRSNSSPEMSSGWKNPFMKEIHDFGDDGMDNEDISKHLELFNVSIESKKIKQNYTKDLRYSSKANCEAIPEEICGTGSTPPSNTCQLKNLTLNLITDSAEKKTDFLTHVKKNDEKERPKLQLKTSKLSSFNDSDSSAKSSAESVDIKQNTEFPLVSHYHEEKSRSLASTPSYLTKKPPLSPPINYGSQTLEKNETDTDPPLVFRNRVHTLAVMNAIKKPSVMSSNPNSLYMNSRTNQSKEPVRSGINPSFVFLQLYHSSHFTFVDNDAKPILLPLSQTMIEKAVKNLDRIPPYEVHKIGVIYVGLGQANSEVDILRNRHGSLRYTEFLKCLGSLIKLSDTDSHSVFLGGLETDGNDGKFTYIWQDDIMQVIFHVATLMPTTESDLKCNNKKKNIGNDFVTIVYNESGQEYDIQTVKGQFNYGCVIVKPLEHGVNQITVKVRNELREHVGHQEPKIVSDQNAAMLARQLAIHTDLASQILSSLSKENSGPYASNWLERLRTIKRIQNKVMKVDSNGQPISAEPTSVVRGQGIQAGQGAAMASSGRLKMQMCDFTEYT; translated from the exons ATGAGTAGCAACAAAGACAACAAGACGTTCGAGAAGCTGAAACAGTTTTTTCGCATTAATCGAGGAGGTCCAAACTTAG GAGCTCTGCGAGTAAAGGACGACTACACATTGACCGAGGATCAGGGTCAAAGGATTTCTTCAGAGTCGTCGATTCACACCAGGATCAAAGCTATCAAAGAACTAGCTGAGGTAGCTAAATCTCATCGTCTTGAAGAG AATGCTGTTGCAAGTTTATGGCTCCGAGTACATGATTTATTTAGTCACCATGTTCCTAAAGAAGATCGCCATTTGGTGTTTACACTTATTAGATCCATTATTCTTGGCCAATTTGGAAATCTTGGAATGttacgaaaacatttttttaattttattaaaagccATACTATTGCTGAAGATATATCATACAG GTTAGAGTTATTAGAATGTCTTACTGATCACGGCCGTGATATTGTCTATCTAGAAGAAGAAATTTGCCCTTGGTTAACGAATTGGGGAGCATCTGAATTAGCTCCCGCTGGTTTTACACTACAATGGCTTGAAATATCTATTAATGTCATAAAATTTAATGCCACCTATTTAGACGATGAGGTCATCAATACTGTAGTTCA GAGTTCATTTTATGTATGCTGTTATAGTAAAGATGAAAAAGTTGTTTTAGAAAGCTTACGACTTTTGGatactattatatgttataatcatTTACCTCCTCAATCTCTACCTATATTTATTGCCACATTATGTCATACTGCAAATTCAAAAACATACTGTTCACAATGCtggaaa acTATGCGGAAGCTTTTAGGAACACACATGGGATATTCTGCAATCATTTTAATTTGTCAAATGCTTCATCAAGAAGTGTCTGAACACAATGCTGGACTTGTACGAGGCGGATTGTTCTATATTAACATGGCATTATGGAGCAACAACCAagtcacatttaaaatttctcTTCTTTCAGTTTTGCCTTCAATCTATAAT GCATTATCATGTGACCATCCAACAGTTGTGCTAGAAGTTGTATTGGGAATGGAATCATTGATAACGAAATATGGATCTACTATACAAAGTACAATTTgggaaaaagttttaaaaattttaaaaagaatagCGGAGTATGTca acAGAAATGGTGCCAATTCTGTGCTAATGATTGCAGACCATCTTAATGAAACATTATCAAAAGTTGAGTCACTTATAGACAGTGATCTGTATAGTGGTAGTCTAGATGACATTTATGATGTCATtgagacattttcaatttatagaCCT gAATCgtcagttaataatttaatggccTATAGAAAGGAATTCCTTGTTCCAACGGAATACCAAtggattgataatttaaaaatgtttttaaatcacTTCTATACCAAAGAAAACAGAACTCTTATCAGGATCCAAGCTGTGAATCGGACAATGAAAGAAGTTTATCAACAAAATAG TGCATTGTATGACGGCGAACTAATGCAAGTTATCCTCGACGTTTTTGGTGGAATTGCTGAAGATAATGATTCATGTGTTCGAAATGTAGTGTGTCAATTCATAATTGGTATTTGTAGCGACTGTGAAAGTGATTATCACACTGATCTATTACAAATACTAGGAAca gtgttattcagaattaataaattgaatactGGAGTTGTTTTACATGAAAATGATGTGGCTGATATACAAACAACTGTTGAGGGtctttcaaaattgttttcaaagttTTTGTACAAATATCCAACAACTTCTGCTGACACTATTCTCACTTTGCTTATTACTCACTTGAGACATCATTATGAACGGCCAATGATATTGGAACATTTATGTTCAATACGACTAGTG aTTTTTGATTTACTAGTCAAACTCCGGGCAGATTCTAGGTATAAGTTGGGAATGCAAGGGGTCAATGAATATTCTCCGTATATGTATGTAGATCACAGGGGTCTTGGAGTACCGCCCAGTCCTAATTCTTCAACAGAAGACACAAAATCAAAGGATAACATTTTGGTGCAGTTTAACTACATGTGTCTTGCTGCTGCATGCAAAGCAGTGATTACGGCGTTGAAAGAAGAGCTCG ATTGGCGAATATTGAACAAGATACTAAAAGATGTTCCTCAGATTCTTAAGAACAAAGCCTTGGTATTATCTGGAAATTGGGAATTTGATCCAGCATATGAATTGGCTTCTACCTTATGTCAATTG GTGAACGATAAAACCGTTGCCAGCACTTTAAAGAATACGCCTCCTAAATGGTTAAAAACTGACTTTCAAATTGCTGTTTATCCAGCATTAGCTGCTTTTGTTTCATATCATAACAGTTTGGAGCCACCTCTTCAACAAAAACTTGTGAAATGCTTACAATCAG gatTAGTTAATCGATGCATATCTCCTGTAGTAATGGCGTTAACTACTTGTATACTAGAAATGAGAGATGTAATGGTAAAATTATTACCTGAAGTTTTGTTGAATATGTCAAAACTTTCAGCAACCACACAAATTGCAGTGCCAATTTTAGAATTTCTATCTA TGTTAAGCCGTCTTCCGAAAGTGTTCTCCAATTTTGTAGCAGATCAATATATGGCTGTATTTGCAATTACTTTGCCTTATACCAATCCATTTAAATACAATCATTACACTGTTTCATTGGCACATCGAGTGATTGCTATTTGGTTTCTGAAATGCCGAACATCATTTCGAAGGAATTTTGTAGAATTCATCCATAAA ggcttaaaacaaaatgtattggtGCCATTCGAAGGTCGTACTATTCCTAGGAACAATATCGATAATGAAGATTCATCTAGTAGAAAACGAAGTTCTAGTTTAACAGaccaa GGAAGTCGAAGACATGATCGAACAACAATGGGCATGAGTCGAAGTCCTATGAACGATTTGAAACCACCAATAGATAATATGCTTTTAACATTTCATAAAGAGTTAACTGAAACTTGTATGGATTTGTTAGCTAGATATGCTTTTGCTACTTGTTCTGCCATACCTAAAAG acATCCCACAGCAGATTTTATATTGGATGGAGGTCAGACAGCTACTTGGTTGATAGGAATAAAACTTGTAACTATCACAACAAGTGGATGCACTCAAAAACCAGATAAAAATGGATTATGTAGTAAATGTTATCAATCTTGTCGCTTAAACAGTGATCAGGCTAAAATGTCTCCTAAACCAGATGAGAAGTCAAAACTTTCTGTATCTCGTAGTCAAAGTAGTGAAACTAGTGATCAACTTGATGTTAACACATCTATTAAAGGAGTTTCATCACCATCATGTTTATCTACAGCTACTAACTCTCCTGgagaagaaacaaaaaaatttccTCATATTGAGCCAAGTGAACCATTTGACATGTCCAGAAAAAATAGTTTCTCTAGTTCAGACCAACTTGATAAAAAACAAAGTTGTTCTTGTTGGTGTCAATCATGGGCTGAAATACGAGTACGATGTCCAACAG GAGTAATGTCTTGGATGATTAGAGTGCAAAATGATAGAAATTTTCAGGACATGAATTCTGATTCATCCATGTTTGATGTCTCGACATTATTTCATCCTAGTCTTGGTTTAAAAGTATCTAACGGAGAAATAGACAAAATACGTCAATACTTAGATGGAGAA aaacgtGTTTTGGATCAATATATAGTTAATGATGATATAATCAAGATGGAAGCAAATGAAAGATTACAGAATAGAGTACCATCTGAACCAGTCTGCATCCCTGGTTCCCCTCTTAAACTTACTCCTTCACGACAGAATTCTCAGGAGAGCTGTGAAATTGAAGatgaatattatgatg tTGAAGACTCTGAAAATGGAGAAAATCGCTTAAGGAATCCAGTTCGTAGATCAAATTCCAGTCCTGAAATGAGTTCTGGATGGAAAAATCCTTTTATGAAAGAAATTCATGACTTTGGAGATGATGGTATGGATAATGAAGATATTAGTAAACACttagaattatttaatgtttcaaTTGAATCGAAAAAGATAAAACAGAATTACACCAAGGACTTACGCTATAGTTCTAA aGCAAATTGTGAAGCAATTCCTGAAGAAATTTGTGGTACTGGTTCCACACCACCATCAAATACTTgtcagttaaaaaatttaacactaaATTTGATCACAGATTCAGCAGAAAAAAAGACTGACTTTTTAactcatgttaaaaaaaatgatgaaaaagaAAGACCGAAATTgcaattaaaaacttcaaaattaagTTCATTTAATGACAGTGACTCTTCTGCAAAATCATCTGCTGAAAGTGTTGATATCAAACAAAATACAGAATTTCCATTAGTTAGTCATTACCATGAGGAAAAAAGTAGATCTTTAGCGTCAACACCATCTTATCTTACTAAAAAACCACCCCTATCACCACCAATTAATTACGGATCTCAGacattggaaaaaaat GAAACCGATACAGATCCACCTCTCGTGTTCCGAAATCGTGTACACACATTAGCTGTAATGAATGCTATTAAGAAACCATCAGTCATGTCTTCAAATCCCAATTCACTTTATATGAACAGTAGGACGAATCAATCAAAAGAACCTGTGCGTTCAGGAATTAATCCgag CTTTGTTTTTCTTCAGCTGTATCATTCTTCTCATTTTACTTTTGTTGATAATGATgcaaaaccaatattattaccGTTGTCTCAGACCATGATTGAAAAGGCTGTAAAAAATTTGGATCGTATACCTCCATATGAAGTGCATAAG ATTGGAGTTATTTACGTTGGGTTAGGACAAGCAAACTCTGAAGTAGATATACTGCGAAACCGGCATGGGTCTTTGAGGTACACAGAATTTCTGAAATGTTTGGGTTCCCTTATTAAACTATCCGATACAGATTCACACAGCGTATTTCTAGGTGGATTAGAAACAGATGGTAATGATGGaaaatttacttatatatgGCAAGACGACATTATGCAA gttATATTTCACGTGGCTACTTTAATGCCAACTACTGAATCCGatcttaaatgtaataataaaaagaaaaatattggaAATGATTTTGTTACAATTGTTTACAATGAAAGTGGTCAAGAGTACGATATTCAAACTGTAAAA GGTCAGTTTAATTATGGTTGTGTGATAGTAAAACCTTTAGAGCATGGTGTAAATCAGATCACTGTGAAAGTGAGGAATGAGTTGCGCGAGCATGTTGGTCATCAAGAACCGAAAATTGTCTCCGATCAAAATGCTGCAATGTTGGCTAGACAGTTGGCTATTCACACAGAT TTGGCGTCACAAATATTGAGCAGTCTCAGCAAGGAAAACAGTGGGCCGTATGCCAGTAATTGGCTGGAGCGGCTCAGAACGATCAAACGAATTCAGAACAAGGTGATGAAAGTGGACAGCAATGGTCAGCCAATTAGTGCCGAACCAACATCAGTGGTACGTGGACAAGGGATACAGGCGGGCCAAGGGGCCGCGATGGCAAGCAGTGGCCGTTTAAAGATGCAAATGTGCGATTTTACGGAATACACGTAA
- the LOC132938705 gene encoding tuberin isoform X1: MSSNKDNKTFEKLKQFFRINRGGPNLGALRVKDDYTLTEDQGQRISSESSIHTRIKAIKELAEVAKSHRLEENAVASLWLRVHDLFSHHVPKEDRHLVFTLIRSIILGQFGNLGMLRKHFFNFIKSHTIAEDISYRLNIVVLICMLELLECLTDHGRDIVYLEEEICPWLTNWGASELAPAGFTLQWLEISINVIKFNATYLDDEVINTVVQSSFYVCCYSKDEKVVLESLRLLDTIICYNHLPPQSLPIFIATLCHTANSKTYCSQCWKTMRKLLGTHMGYSAIILICQMLHQEVSEHNAGLVRGGLFYINMALWSNNQVTFKISLLSVLPSIYNALSCDHPTVVLEVVLGMESLITKYGSTIQSTIWEKVLKILKRIAEYVNRNGANSVLMIADHLNETLSKVESLIDSDLYSGSLDDIYDVIETFSIYRPESSVNNLMAYRKEFLVPTEYQWIDNLKMFLNHFYTKENRTLIRIQAVNRTMKEVYQQNSALYDGELMQVILDVFGGIAEDNDSCVRNVVCQFIIGICSDCESDYHTDLLQILGTVLFRINKLNTGVVLHENDVADIQTTVEGLSKLFSKFLYKYPTTSADTILTLLITHLRHHYERPMILEHLCSIRLVIFDLLVKLRADSRYKLGMQGVNEYSPYMYVDHRGLGVPPSPNSSTEDTKSKDNILVQFNYMCLAAACKAVITALKEELDWRILNKILKDVPQILKNKALVLSGNWEFDPAYELASTLCQLVNDKTVASTLKNTPPKWLKTDFQIAVYPALAAFVSYHNSLEPPLQQKLVKCLQSGLVNRCISPVVMALTTCILEMRDVMVKLLPEVLLNMSKLSATTQIAVPILEFLSMLSRLPKVFSNFVADQYMAVFAITLPYTNPFKYNHYTVSLAHRVIAIWFLKCRTSFRRNFVEFIHKGLKQNVLVPFEGRTIPRNNIDNEDSSSRKRSSSLTDQGSRRHDRTTMGMSRSPMNDLKPPIDNMLLTFHKELTETCMDLLARYAFATCSAIPKRHPTADFILDGGQTATWLIGIKLVTITTSGCTQKPDKNGLCSKCYQSCRLNSDQAKMSPKPDEKSKLSVSRSQSSETSDQLDVNTSIKGVSSPSCLSTATNSPGEETKKFPHIEPSEPFDMSRKNSFSSSDQLDKKQSCSCWCQSWAEIRVRCPTGVMSWMIRVQNDRNFQDMNSDSSMFDVSTLFHPSLGLKVSNGEIDKIRQYLDGEKRVLDQYIVNDDIIKMEANERLQNRVPSEPVCIPGSPLKLTPSRQNSQESCEIEDEYYDVEDSENGENRLRNPVRRSNSSPEMSSGWKNPFMKEIHDFGDDGMDNEDISKHLELFNVSIESKKIKQNYTKDLRYSSKANCEAIPEEICGTGSTPPSNTCQLKNLTLNLITDSAEKKTDFLTHVKKNDEKERPKLQLKTSKLSSFNDSDSSAKSSAESVDIKQNTEFPLVSHYHEEKSRSLASTPSYLTKKPPLSPPINYGSQTLEKNETDTDPPLVFRNRVHTLAVMNAIKKPSVMSSNPNSLYMNSRTNQSKEPVRSGINPSFVFLQLYHSSHFTFVDNDAKPILLPLSQTMIEKAVKNLDRIPPYEVHKIGVIYVGLGQANSEVDILRNRHGSLRYTEFLKCLGSLIKLSDTDSHSVFLGGLETDGNDGKFTYIWQDDIMQVIFHVATLMPTTESDLKCNNKKKNIGNDFVTIVYNESGQEYDIQTVKGQFNYGCVIVKPLEHGVNQITVKVRNELREHVGHQEPKIVSDQNAAMLARQLAIHTDLASQILSSLSKENSGPYASNWLERLRTIKRIQNKVMKVDSNGQPISAEPTSVVRGQGIQAGQGAAMASSGRLKMQMCDFTEYT; this comes from the exons ATGAGTAGCAACAAAGACAACAAGACGTTCGAGAAGCTGAAACAGTTTTTTCGCATTAATCGAGGAGGTCCAAACTTAG GAGCTCTGCGAGTAAAGGACGACTACACATTGACCGAGGATCAGGGTCAAAGGATTTCTTCAGAGTCGTCGATTCACACCAGGATCAAAGCTATCAAAGAACTAGCTGAGGTAGCTAAATCTCATCGTCTTGAAGAG AATGCTGTTGCAAGTTTATGGCTCCGAGTACATGATTTATTTAGTCACCATGTTCCTAAAGAAGATCGCCATTTGGTGTTTACACTTATTAGATCCATTATTCTTGGCCAATTTGGAAATCTTGGAATGttacgaaaacatttttttaattttattaaaagccATACTATTGCTGAAGATATATCATACAGGTTAAATATAGTTGTACTAATTTGTAT GTTAGAGTTATTAGAATGTCTTACTGATCACGGCCGTGATATTGTCTATCTAGAAGAAGAAATTTGCCCTTGGTTAACGAATTGGGGAGCATCTGAATTAGCTCCCGCTGGTTTTACACTACAATGGCTTGAAATATCTATTAATGTCATAAAATTTAATGCCACCTATTTAGACGATGAGGTCATCAATACTGTAGTTCA GAGTTCATTTTATGTATGCTGTTATAGTAAAGATGAAAAAGTTGTTTTAGAAAGCTTACGACTTTTGGatactattatatgttataatcatTTACCTCCTCAATCTCTACCTATATTTATTGCCACATTATGTCATACTGCAAATTCAAAAACATACTGTTCACAATGCtggaaa acTATGCGGAAGCTTTTAGGAACACACATGGGATATTCTGCAATCATTTTAATTTGTCAAATGCTTCATCAAGAAGTGTCTGAACACAATGCTGGACTTGTACGAGGCGGATTGTTCTATATTAACATGGCATTATGGAGCAACAACCAagtcacatttaaaatttctcTTCTTTCAGTTTTGCCTTCAATCTATAAT GCATTATCATGTGACCATCCAACAGTTGTGCTAGAAGTTGTATTGGGAATGGAATCATTGATAACGAAATATGGATCTACTATACAAAGTACAATTTgggaaaaagttttaaaaattttaaaaagaatagCGGAGTATGTca acAGAAATGGTGCCAATTCTGTGCTAATGATTGCAGACCATCTTAATGAAACATTATCAAAAGTTGAGTCACTTATAGACAGTGATCTGTATAGTGGTAGTCTAGATGACATTTATGATGTCATtgagacattttcaatttatagaCCT gAATCgtcagttaataatttaatggccTATAGAAAGGAATTCCTTGTTCCAACGGAATACCAAtggattgataatttaaaaatgtttttaaatcacTTCTATACCAAAGAAAACAGAACTCTTATCAGGATCCAAGCTGTGAATCGGACAATGAAAGAAGTTTATCAACAAAATAG TGCATTGTATGACGGCGAACTAATGCAAGTTATCCTCGACGTTTTTGGTGGAATTGCTGAAGATAATGATTCATGTGTTCGAAATGTAGTGTGTCAATTCATAATTGGTATTTGTAGCGACTGTGAAAGTGATTATCACACTGATCTATTACAAATACTAGGAAca gtgttattcagaattaataaattgaatactGGAGTTGTTTTACATGAAAATGATGTGGCTGATATACAAACAACTGTTGAGGGtctttcaaaattgttttcaaagttTTTGTACAAATATCCAACAACTTCTGCTGACACTATTCTCACTTTGCTTATTACTCACTTGAGACATCATTATGAACGGCCAATGATATTGGAACATTTATGTTCAATACGACTAGTG aTTTTTGATTTACTAGTCAAACTCCGGGCAGATTCTAGGTATAAGTTGGGAATGCAAGGGGTCAATGAATATTCTCCGTATATGTATGTAGATCACAGGGGTCTTGGAGTACCGCCCAGTCCTAATTCTTCAACAGAAGACACAAAATCAAAGGATAACATTTTGGTGCAGTTTAACTACATGTGTCTTGCTGCTGCATGCAAAGCAGTGATTACGGCGTTGAAAGAAGAGCTCG ATTGGCGAATATTGAACAAGATACTAAAAGATGTTCCTCAGATTCTTAAGAACAAAGCCTTGGTATTATCTGGAAATTGGGAATTTGATCCAGCATATGAATTGGCTTCTACCTTATGTCAATTG GTGAACGATAAAACCGTTGCCAGCACTTTAAAGAATACGCCTCCTAAATGGTTAAAAACTGACTTTCAAATTGCTGTTTATCCAGCATTAGCTGCTTTTGTTTCATATCATAACAGTTTGGAGCCACCTCTTCAACAAAAACTTGTGAAATGCTTACAATCAG gatTAGTTAATCGATGCATATCTCCTGTAGTAATGGCGTTAACTACTTGTATACTAGAAATGAGAGATGTAATGGTAAAATTATTACCTGAAGTTTTGTTGAATATGTCAAAACTTTCAGCAACCACACAAATTGCAGTGCCAATTTTAGAATTTCTATCTA TGTTAAGCCGTCTTCCGAAAGTGTTCTCCAATTTTGTAGCAGATCAATATATGGCTGTATTTGCAATTACTTTGCCTTATACCAATCCATTTAAATACAATCATTACACTGTTTCATTGGCACATCGAGTGATTGCTATTTGGTTTCTGAAATGCCGAACATCATTTCGAAGGAATTTTGTAGAATTCATCCATAAA ggcttaaaacaaaatgtattggtGCCATTCGAAGGTCGTACTATTCCTAGGAACAATATCGATAATGAAGATTCATCTAGTAGAAAACGAAGTTCTAGTTTAACAGaccaa GGAAGTCGAAGACATGATCGAACAACAATGGGCATGAGTCGAAGTCCTATGAACGATTTGAAACCACCAATAGATAATATGCTTTTAACATTTCATAAAGAGTTAACTGAAACTTGTATGGATTTGTTAGCTAGATATGCTTTTGCTACTTGTTCTGCCATACCTAAAAG acATCCCACAGCAGATTTTATATTGGATGGAGGTCAGACAGCTACTTGGTTGATAGGAATAAAACTTGTAACTATCACAACAAGTGGATGCACTCAAAAACCAGATAAAAATGGATTATGTAGTAAATGTTATCAATCTTGTCGCTTAAACAGTGATCAGGCTAAAATGTCTCCTAAACCAGATGAGAAGTCAAAACTTTCTGTATCTCGTAGTCAAAGTAGTGAAACTAGTGATCAACTTGATGTTAACACATCTATTAAAGGAGTTTCATCACCATCATGTTTATCTACAGCTACTAACTCTCCTGgagaagaaacaaaaaaatttccTCATATTGAGCCAAGTGAACCATTTGACATGTCCAGAAAAAATAGTTTCTCTAGTTCAGACCAACTTGATAAAAAACAAAGTTGTTCTTGTTGGTGTCAATCATGGGCTGAAATACGAGTACGATGTCCAACAG GAGTAATGTCTTGGATGATTAGAGTGCAAAATGATAGAAATTTTCAGGACATGAATTCTGATTCATCCATGTTTGATGTCTCGACATTATTTCATCCTAGTCTTGGTTTAAAAGTATCTAACGGAGAAATAGACAAAATACGTCAATACTTAGATGGAGAA aaacgtGTTTTGGATCAATATATAGTTAATGATGATATAATCAAGATGGAAGCAAATGAAAGATTACAGAATAGAGTACCATCTGAACCAGTCTGCATCCCTGGTTCCCCTCTTAAACTTACTCCTTCACGACAGAATTCTCAGGAGAGCTGTGAAATTGAAGatgaatattatgatg tTGAAGACTCTGAAAATGGAGAAAATCGCTTAAGGAATCCAGTTCGTAGATCAAATTCCAGTCCTGAAATGAGTTCTGGATGGAAAAATCCTTTTATGAAAGAAATTCATGACTTTGGAGATGATGGTATGGATAATGAAGATATTAGTAAACACttagaattatttaatgtttcaaTTGAATCGAAAAAGATAAAACAGAATTACACCAAGGACTTACGCTATAGTTCTAA aGCAAATTGTGAAGCAATTCCTGAAGAAATTTGTGGTACTGGTTCCACACCACCATCAAATACTTgtcagttaaaaaatttaacactaaATTTGATCACAGATTCAGCAGAAAAAAAGACTGACTTTTTAactcatgttaaaaaaaatgatgaaaaagaAAGACCGAAATTgcaattaaaaacttcaaaattaagTTCATTTAATGACAGTGACTCTTCTGCAAAATCATCTGCTGAAAGTGTTGATATCAAACAAAATACAGAATTTCCATTAGTTAGTCATTACCATGAGGAAAAAAGTAGATCTTTAGCGTCAACACCATCTTATCTTACTAAAAAACCACCCCTATCACCACCAATTAATTACGGATCTCAGacattggaaaaaaat GAAACCGATACAGATCCACCTCTCGTGTTCCGAAATCGTGTACACACATTAGCTGTAATGAATGCTATTAAGAAACCATCAGTCATGTCTTCAAATCCCAATTCACTTTATATGAACAGTAGGACGAATCAATCAAAAGAACCTGTGCGTTCAGGAATTAATCCgag CTTTGTTTTTCTTCAGCTGTATCATTCTTCTCATTTTACTTTTGTTGATAATGATgcaaaaccaatattattaccGTTGTCTCAGACCATGATTGAAAAGGCTGTAAAAAATTTGGATCGTATACCTCCATATGAAGTGCATAAG ATTGGAGTTATTTACGTTGGGTTAGGACAAGCAAACTCTGAAGTAGATATACTGCGAAACCGGCATGGGTCTTTGAGGTACACAGAATTTCTGAAATGTTTGGGTTCCCTTATTAAACTATCCGATACAGATTCACACAGCGTATTTCTAGGTGGATTAGAAACAGATGGTAATGATGGaaaatttacttatatatgGCAAGACGACATTATGCAA gttATATTTCACGTGGCTACTTTAATGCCAACTACTGAATCCGatcttaaatgtaataataaaaagaaaaatattggaAATGATTTTGTTACAATTGTTTACAATGAAAGTGGTCAAGAGTACGATATTCAAACTGTAAAA GGTCAGTTTAATTATGGTTGTGTGATAGTAAAACCTTTAGAGCATGGTGTAAATCAGATCACTGTGAAAGTGAGGAATGAGTTGCGCGAGCATGTTGGTCATCAAGAACCGAAAATTGTCTCCGATCAAAATGCTGCAATGTTGGCTAGACAGTTGGCTATTCACACAGAT TTGGCGTCACAAATATTGAGCAGTCTCAGCAAGGAAAACAGTGGGCCGTATGCCAGTAATTGGCTGGAGCGGCTCAGAACGATCAAACGAATTCAGAACAAGGTGATGAAAGTGGACAGCAATGGTCAGCCAATTAGTGCCGAACCAACATCAGTGGTACGTGGACAAGGGATACAGGCGGGCCAAGGGGCCGCGATGGCAAGCAGTGGCCGTTTAAAGATGCAAATGTGCGATTTTACGGAATACACGTAA